The Rhodothermaceae bacterium genome contains the following window.
TCCCTCCCCATTATTCTGTCCCCGTCCTCTAGCCCTCCTCTCGTACCCCGGCGCCGGGGCGCCGCGTCGTTGGCTGTTCAGTCCGGTGGGGGCCGGTGCTGGTTGAGTGGGGAGGGGGGCAGGTGCTTGAGGCGCACGCGTTGGCTGTGAGCCCCGCCCCGCATACTCGAGTCGACGAATCTGTTCCAGAGCTTCAGACAGGTCGACACTTTCTCCTAGGTGTGTCATCTTGGCGAGGGCCAGCTCTACTGCCAGTCGCGGGGATGTAGATACTGGAAGCCTAGCCTGGGTTTCGTCAATCACCATCAGTAGCCGAAGCAGTGTGGTTTCCGTAAACCCTTTTACCGCCTCGGTATAACGGCCTCTGAGGTTCTTGCTTATGTCAACCAGTGCATTCTCCCCCAATGTAATCGTGATTAAAAGATTGCGCACATGCTCTGCCAGGCCGCCAAGAAATTCCCGGATATCATATCCGTCCGAGATAATTTGCTCAGCAAGGCTAAGTATGGCGCCCGTTTTCTGTTCGGTGATGTGCCGGGTAGCCTCGAAATACAGGTCCACATCCACGACACGCAAAGCATCCGCCAGCGTGGAATAATTCAAGTTTGATCCGCAGAGAGCAACTGCTTGATCAAAGACGCTCAGTGCATCGCGCAGAGCACCATCTCCCTTATTGGCAATCAAGTGGAGTGAATCTTCATCCGCGGTGATCTCTTCACTTTTGCAGATGGTCGTTAGATGACGTACGATCTCATTTGTGGGGATACGCCGAAAGTCAAAACGCTGACAGCGGGAGAGAATAGTTGGAAGAACTTTGTGAGGTTCTGTAGTCGCAAAAATGAACAGTACATGTGGAGGCGGTTCCTCCAGGGTTTTTAGAAGTGCATTAAAGGCTGCATTGCTGAGCATATGCACTTCATCAATGATGTAGACCTTGCGGCGACCTCCCTGTGGCAGGATCCGAACGTTTTCACGTAGATCCCGGATATCTTCTACCTTGTTATTGGAGGCGGCATCAATCTCAAAGATGCTCAGGCTCCGCTGTGTTTCAAAATCCTCACACGAAGGGCATTTCAGGCAGGGCTCGACTTCATCGTTCTGGTTTCCCGTACAGTTGATCGCTTTGGCAAGGATCCTGGCGGCGGTTGTTTTTCCAACACCACGGGGACCAGTAAAAAGGTAGGCATGAGCAACCCGTTCCAGCCGGAGGGCATTAATGAGCGCCTGCGCAACATGTGCCTGTGCCACGAGGTCCCCAAAACGCTGTGGGCGGTATTTGCGTGCCGTAACTAGATACTGAGACTTCGTCATCAATTGATTCAGGGATCAAGAAAACAACTTCCTCCAATGCAACAAAGGTTTACCTAAGGGGTTCGAGGCCAGGATGGAGACATGTATCGTGTCTTTCGTGCTACTTTACGGGTAGCGGGTAAAAGTTGTGGCTATTTTGCCTTTGATTTAGATCAGTAAACTATTATGAGTCTTAATATAACTTGGGAATTCGAAGATGGTATCAGAGTTGCACTGCTCAACGGCCGGGTAGACAGCCGCAATGCGCTGCTATTCAAGGAAACGGTTGTTGGAGAGCTTGAGGGAGATGATCGTGCCCTGATCTTGGATTTTGTCAGCCTTGATTACATCAGTAGTGCAGGACTTCGGGTTGTACTTGAGTTGGCCAAATTGTATAGTGCCCCCAGACAATTCTTGATCTGTGGCTTGTCTTCTGCGGTACAGGAGGTTTTTGAGATTAGTGGATTTACTCAAATCATAAAAATATATAAGACGCTTGAGCAGGCAAGGGAGTCCCTGTAAGCTTCGAGTTTTTTCTCTGTATGCGTACGTTTCTAGCGTAAGGCATTGAAGCATGGCTACACCGGAATCGAAGCCGACTGCGGTTTCACTGCAGGACCGTTCGTCTGTTTTGCATCCCTTCACATCATTGGGTACCCACGAGCCCATGGTGTTTACGCATGGGGAGGGAGCCTGGGTCTATGATGAGCATGGCAATCGTCTCCTGGAGGGTATAGCGGGGTTATGGTCGGCATCGCTCGGATTTAGCGAACAGCGTCTGGTGGATGCGGCATACCGGCAGTTACAGAAGCTGCCTTTTATGCACATGTTTGCTTCGGCGAGTCATCCGCCTGGTATCGCTCTGGCAAAGGAGCTGCTCCAGATAGCTCCGGTTCCCATGGCCAGGGTATTTTTTGCGAACTCTGGATCAGAGGCCATAGACTCGGCCGTAAAGATGATCTGGTTCCTCAATAATGCACTTGGCCGTACACAAAAGAAAAAGATTATTGCCCGGCGGGATGCATATCATGGTTCGCTGATTGCGTCTGCGAGCCTGACTGGATTGCCCAAGAACCATAAGCTGTTCGATCTCCCCCTTCCCGGCTTCCTACATACAACCAAGCCTCATTACTACCGGTTCGCTCACGAGGGTGAATCGGAGAGGGAATTCAGTTCCC
Protein-coding sequences here:
- a CDS encoding STAS domain-containing protein — protein: MSLNITWEFEDGIRVALLNGRVDSRNALLFKETVVGELEGDDRALILDFVSLDYISSAGLRVVLELAKLYSAPRQFLICGLSSAVQEVFEISGFTQIIKIYKTLEQARESL
- the dnaX gene encoding DNA polymerase III subunit gamma/tau, with the protein product MTKSQYLVTARKYRPQRFGDLVAQAHVAQALINALRLERVAHAYLFTGPRGVGKTTAARILAKAINCTGNQNDEVEPCLKCPSCEDFETQRSLSIFEIDAASNNKVEDIRDLRENVRILPQGGRRKVYIIDEVHMLSNAAFNALLKTLEEPPPHVLFIFATTEPHKVLPTILSRCQRFDFRRIPTNEIVRHLTTICKSEEITADEDSLHLIANKGDGALRDALSVFDQAVALCGSNLNYSTLADALRVVDVDLYFEATRHITEQKTGAILSLAEQIISDGYDIREFLGGLAEHVRNLLITITLGENALVDISKNLRGRYTEAVKGFTETTLLRLLMVIDETQARLPVSTSPRLAVELALAKMTHLGESVDLSEALEQIRRLEYAGRGSQPTRAPQAPAPLPTQPAPAPTGLNSQRRGAPAPGYERRARGRGQNNGEG